One window of Vidua chalybeata isolate OUT-0048 chromosome 14, bVidCha1 merged haplotype, whole genome shotgun sequence genomic DNA carries:
- the POF1B gene encoding protein POF1B has protein sequence MFGAQQQLQPPALPPHLQQQQQHYYRRQQHYSTLPARRPCPEPPPCPEPPPCPEPPRPLPCLDPAPHQQQDAVAYDRVRTYGPGCRRVSTSCSSWAASPLDCGHGCDPPQGTIRRIIIENPDQEPLSPFLRGASFSPGNNVIYEKTIRKYELLNPLQERQFQVCPAEPCSQCPPLPVTQQCQQTQTGSPCELCPGPGGDECRGHPVRRSTAPPELVSCPQDSPEQLDCRFFGELLAELHRKSNDLYSCLLQHVEKIGTRNHDIEFTCQTEDIEELIPKGLSEATKQQIRYLLQMRATSDKSLRLVLSTFKNLREELCHLQDDLGKLETDNVLLKKDLAFKDSQVKEYETMLASLRENNRQQQQGLRDSTARCRSLEEQLLSLRLSEGNKDCQLKELEYGKRALEQEIQSLKLQSCSSPTLQTTTDELSSRYVEMINNLREDKDREIRSLRSQLCQFQQDITRREGSNSDLQMRLHELTSLLEDKEAFIKQQQEELFRLKHEKVSGSQSPGVTAIITKKYRNQYPILGLLSDDYKVTSPVNKSQTIVIERTGEIWKHE, from the exons ATGTTCGGGgcgcagcagcagctgcagccgcccgcgctgcccccgcacctccagcagcagcagcagcactacTACCGGCGGCAGCAGCACTACAGCACCCTGCCCGCCCGCCGGCCCTGCCCCGAGCCGCCGCCCTGCCCCGAGCCCCCGCCGTgcccggagccgccgcggcCGCTGCCCTGCCTGGACCCCGCTCCGCACCAGCAGCAGGACGCCGTGGCCTACGACCGGGTGCGCACCTACGGGCCGGGCTGCCGCCGGgtcagcacctcctgctcctcctgggccGCCTCGCCGCTGGACTGCGGGCACGGCTGCGACCCGCCACAG gGCACCATCCGCAGGATCATTATTGAGAACCCGGATCAG GAGCCATTATCCCCTTTTCTCAGAGGGGCCAGTTTCTCTCCTGGAAATAATGTCATCTATGAaaaaacaataagaaaatatGAGCTATTAAATCCCCTCCAA GAGCGGCAGTTCCAGGTGTGCCCGGCGGAGCCGTGCTCGCAGTGCCCGCCGCTCCCGgtcacccagcagtgccagcagacACAGACGGGCAGTCCCTGCGAGCTGTGCCCGGGCCCGGGCGGCGACGAGTGCCGGGGACACCCCGTGAGGAGGAGCACGGCCCCCCCCGAGCTG GTGAGCTGCCCCCAGGACAGCCCCGAGCAGCTGGACTGTCGCTTCtttggggagctgctggccGAGCTGCACCGCAAGAGCAACGACCTGtacagctgcctgctgcagcacgTGGAGAAGATTGGGACAAG GAACCACGACATTGAATTCACGTGCCAG ACTGAAGATATTGAAGAATTAATTCCCAAAGGACTGTCTGAGGCAACAAAGCAGCAGATTCGTTATCTCCTCCAG ATGAGAGCGACATCGGACAAATCCCTGAGACTGGTGCTTTCCACCTTCAAGAACCTGCGGGAGGAGCTCTGCCATTTGCAGGATGACCTGGGG AAGCTGGAAACTGACAATGTCTTGCTGAAGAAGGATTTGGCTTTTAAGGATTCCCAAGTGAAAGAATATGAAACAATGCTGGCTTCTCTGAGGGAGAACAATCGTCAGCAGCAG CAAGGGCTcagggacagcactgccagatgCCGCTCCCTGGAGGaacagctcctgtccctgcgGCTCAGCGAGGGCAACAAGGACTgccagctgaaggagctggagtACGGCAAGAGGGCCCTGGAGCAGGAGATCCAGAGCCTCAAGCTGCAG agctgctccagcccgaCCCTGCAGACCACGACGGACGAGCTCTCCAGCCGCTACGTGGAGATGATCAACAACCTGAGggaggacaaggacagggagatCCGCAGCCTCAGG tcccagctgtgccagttcCAGCAGGACATAACCAGGAGAGAGGGGAGCAACAGCGACTTGCAAATGAGGCTGCACGAACTGACATCGCTGCTGGAGGACAAAGAGGCTTTTATTAAACAACAGCAAGAG GAGCTCTTCAGACTGAAGCATGAGAAGGTATCAGGCAGTCAGTCCCCCGGGGTGACAGCCATCATCACTAAAAA GTACAGGAATCAGTATCCTATTCTGGGTCTGCTGTCTGATGACTACAAGGTCACATCACCTGTCAATAAATCACAAACGATTGTAATTGAGAGGACTGGAGAGATCTGGAAACAC GAATGA